Proteins from one Microbacterium proteolyticum genomic window:
- a CDS encoding DUF6421 family protein has product MSLATPARSAHDLLDGHGVADVERTPAWALLKDAAVELQTLQASDGSIPEAADHPRAAALVSDIVDAIAALTPLFPHDDAYLRAAVADFDRWKDTGFGVPDFLDSLVAFQPQQHRVDGIRHLVVFPMYTQNGSRDRHVEAVLVEVIWPEFIARLETEYTNGLFVSLRLVDFTPGYDTNSAVLFPETIAMREVPTFTWGAIFQDREAARYRRVTRAAAEITKLELPAAAARMLDDQSLTEQTFVMWDIIHDRTHMRGDLPFDPFMIKQRMPFFLYSLEELRCDLTAFRECVEIQKRLSARDDLDAAEQAMLEHAELVQYAVIFDRIFRFAITGSRVRNYDGLGGQLLFAWLHQRRVLHWTDTSLAFDWDEVPAAVVALADAIDELYWRSIDRPKTAHWLAAYDLVRSVVTPHPASVWARGLSDDVLAGLPKGYTDAVLDDEFPLSMFFEALEKKMRPVIASTEGITGRD; this is encoded by the coding sequence ATGTCCCTCGCAACGCCCGCGCGTTCCGCTCACGACCTGCTCGACGGGCACGGTGTAGCCGATGTCGAGCGCACTCCGGCGTGGGCCCTGCTGAAGGACGCAGCGGTCGAATTGCAGACCCTGCAGGCCTCGGACGGCTCCATCCCCGAAGCCGCCGACCACCCCCGCGCCGCCGCCCTGGTGTCCGATATCGTCGACGCGATCGCCGCCCTGACCCCGCTCTTCCCCCATGACGACGCCTACCTGCGCGCCGCCGTGGCGGACTTCGACCGGTGGAAGGACACCGGCTTCGGGGTGCCCGACTTCCTCGACTCCCTCGTCGCCTTCCAGCCCCAGCAGCACCGGGTCGACGGCATCCGCCACCTCGTCGTGTTCCCGATGTACACGCAGAACGGGTCGCGCGACCGGCACGTCGAAGCCGTCCTCGTCGAGGTCATCTGGCCCGAGTTCATCGCGCGGCTCGAGACCGAGTACACCAACGGCCTGTTCGTCTCGCTGCGCCTGGTCGACTTCACGCCCGGGTACGACACGAACTCCGCGGTGCTCTTCCCCGAGACCATCGCGATGCGCGAGGTACCGACGTTCACGTGGGGCGCGATCTTCCAGGACCGTGAGGCCGCCCGCTACCGCCGGGTGACCCGCGCGGCCGCCGAGATCACCAAGCTCGAGCTGCCGGCCGCCGCCGCCCGCATGCTCGACGACCAGTCGCTCACCGAGCAGACGTTCGTGATGTGGGACATCATCCACGACCGCACGCACATGCGGGGCGACCTCCCGTTCGACCCGTTCATGATCAAGCAGCGGATGCCGTTCTTCCTCTATTCGCTCGAAGAGCTGCGCTGCGACCTCACCGCGTTCCGCGAGTGCGTCGAGATCCAGAAGCGCCTGTCGGCACGGGACGACCTGGATGCCGCCGAGCAGGCGATGCTCGAGCACGCCGAGCTCGTGCAGTACGCGGTGATCTTCGACCGCATCTTCCGGTTCGCCATCACCGGCTCGCGCGTGCGCAACTACGACGGACTCGGCGGCCAGCTCCTGTTCGCGTGGCTGCACCAGCGTCGCGTGCTGCACTGGACCGACACGTCTCTCGCGTTCGACTGGGACGAGGTGCCCGCGGCGGTCGTGGCCCTGGCCGACGCGATCGACGAGCTGTACTGGCGCTCGATCGACCGCCCGAAGACGGCGCACTGGCTGGCCGCGTACGACCTGGTCCGGTCGGTCGTCACCCCGCACCCCGCCTCGGTGTGGGCGCGCGGACTGTCGGACGACGTGCTCGCCGGGCTCCCGAAGGGGTACACCGACGCGGTGCTGGACGACGAGTTCCCGCTGTCGATGTTCTTCGAGGCGCTGGAGAAGAAGATGCGCCCCGTCATCGCCTCGACCGAGGGCATCACCGGGCGCGACTGA
- a CDS encoding Lrp/AsnC family transcriptional regulator — MSDGSARRVRLDDTVDAAIVREISLDARATLAHLSEKVGLSVSAVQSRLRRLEARGVVRGYRPVLDAEALGRPLAAFVEITPLDPAQPDNAPDLLAHLSAIEACHSVAGDAAYMLFVRVPTPRDLETLIRDIRAAAQVNTRTTIVLQTFFEARPIEPADFPA, encoded by the coding sequence ATGTCCGATGGTTCCGCTCGCCGTGTCCGGCTCGATGACACCGTCGACGCGGCCATCGTGCGGGAGATCTCCCTCGACGCGCGAGCGACGCTCGCGCACCTCTCCGAGAAGGTGGGCCTGTCGGTGTCGGCCGTGCAGTCGCGTCTGCGTCGGCTGGAGGCGCGGGGGGTCGTCCGCGGCTATCGCCCCGTGCTCGACGCGGAGGCCCTCGGTCGCCCGCTCGCCGCATTCGTCGAGATCACCCCGCTGGACCCCGCGCAACCCGACAACGCCCCCGACCTGCTCGCGCACCTGAGTGCCATCGAGGCATGCCACTCCGTCGCCGGCGACGCCGCGTACATGCTGTTCGTCCGTGTCCCCACGCCGCGCGACCTCGAGACGCTCATCCGCGACATCCGTGCGGCCGCTCAGGTCAACACCCGCACCACGATCGTGCTGCAGACCTTCTTCGAGGCGCGCCCCATCGAACCCGCCGACTTCCCCGCCTGA
- a CDS encoding sensor histidine kinase yields MRIALRPLLRYQLVVDLVAAGLFGLLSFVIELEPGDVVGNLGALVVVVLFSAAFAFRRLQPGVALALAWVAAVVQMALLRSPTTTDFAVFVVLYAVAAYGSRRAYWAGFLSTFVGAATVTGYLILRGGQEIFHPENVLAVLAVLLTSGFAFLLSWGSGALVRTTRRAAENAAAQRAAEEATIAEQERVRIARDMHDVVAHSLAVVIAQADGARYAAGQNPAAAADALATISSTARAALSDVRLLLQQLRHSQADGPQPTLADIETLAAQMRAAGVDLETTVDPAPPADPPAAVQLALYRILQEALTNALRHGADPRVTVRFAWHPDRVEMTVRNRRAVGIAASAGGHGIIGMRERAQLAGGTLSAQPEADAFVVRATLPVGAPAPGKESTS; encoded by the coding sequence ATGCGCATCGCCCTGCGTCCCCTCCTCCGATACCAGCTGGTCGTCGACCTCGTCGCGGCCGGTCTCTTCGGGCTGCTCTCGTTCGTGATCGAGCTGGAGCCGGGTGACGTGGTCGGCAACCTGGGTGCGCTCGTGGTGGTGGTGCTCTTCTCGGCCGCCTTCGCCTTCCGCCGTCTGCAGCCGGGAGTGGCGCTGGCCCTCGCCTGGGTGGCGGCCGTCGTGCAGATGGCGTTGCTGCGCTCCCCGACCACCACGGACTTCGCCGTCTTCGTGGTCCTCTACGCCGTGGCCGCCTACGGCAGCCGCCGCGCGTACTGGGCGGGCTTCCTTTCGACGTTCGTGGGCGCAGCGACCGTGACCGGCTACCTGATCCTGCGGGGCGGGCAGGAGATCTTCCACCCCGAGAACGTGCTCGCCGTGCTCGCCGTGCTGCTGACGTCGGGCTTCGCGTTCCTGCTGAGCTGGGGGTCGGGCGCCCTCGTGCGCACCACGCGCCGCGCGGCCGAGAACGCGGCGGCGCAGCGTGCGGCCGAGGAGGCCACGATCGCCGAGCAGGAGCGCGTGCGCATCGCGCGCGACATGCACGACGTCGTCGCGCACTCGCTCGCGGTGGTGATAGCTCAGGCCGACGGGGCGCGCTACGCCGCCGGTCAGAACCCCGCCGCGGCCGCCGACGCGCTGGCCACGATCTCGTCCACCGCCCGTGCGGCCCTGTCCGACGTCCGGCTCCTCCTCCAGCAACTCCGGCACAGTCAGGCGGACGGTCCGCAGCCCACGCTCGCCGACATCGAGACCCTCGCCGCGCAGATGCGGGCGGCCGGCGTCGACCTCGAGACCACCGTCGACCCCGCTCCGCCCGCCGACCCGCCCGCCGCCGTCCAGCTCGCGCTCTACCGCATCCTCCAGGAGGCGCTCACCAACGCGCTCCGGCACGGAGCCGACCCGCGCGTGACGGTGCGCTTCGCGTGGCATCCGGACCGCGTCGAGATGACGGTGCGCAACCGCCGGGCCGTCGGCATCGCCGCGTCCGCGGGCGGGCACGGGATCATCGGCATGCGCGAGCGCGCGCAGCTCGCCGGGGGAACCCTGTCGGCGCAGCCCGAAGCGGACGCGTTCGTCGTCCGTGCGACGCTTCCGGTCGGCGCCCCCGCGCCGGGAAAGGAGTCGACCTCATGA
- a CDS encoding response regulator: MTSPIRLVLVDDQALFRAGIRMVLDSQPDLEVVGEASDGREGIDVVRATRPDIVLMDVRMPVMDGLAATTEILRDPDAPRIVVLTTFDLDEAAARAIQHGASGFLLKDSDPEFLLSAVRTVHAGSAVIAAQATRDLFAHIAQGGATDPVPSSYGALTDREREIFALAAAGLSNAEIAAREFLSEATVKTHVSRILSKLALRDRVQLVVFAYRHGLV; this comes from the coding sequence ATGACCTCCCCGATCCGCCTCGTGCTCGTGGACGACCAGGCGCTGTTCCGCGCCGGCATCCGGATGGTGCTGGATTCGCAACCCGATCTCGAGGTCGTGGGCGAGGCGTCCGACGGCCGCGAGGGCATCGACGTCGTGCGGGCGACGCGTCCCGACATCGTGCTGATGGATGTCCGGATGCCGGTGATGGACGGGCTGGCCGCGACGACCGAGATCCTGCGCGACCCCGACGCCCCGCGGATCGTGGTGCTGACGACGTTCGATCTCGACGAGGCCGCAGCCCGGGCGATCCAGCACGGGGCGAGCGGTTTCCTGCTGAAGGACTCCGATCCGGAGTTCCTCCTCTCGGCGGTGCGCACGGTGCACGCCGGATCCGCGGTGATCGCCGCGCAGGCGACGCGCGACCTGTTCGCCCACATCGCCCAGGGCGGGGCGACCGATCCGGTGCCGTCGAGCTACGGGGCCCTCACCGACCGGGAGCGCGAGATCTTCGCCCTCGCCGCGGCGGGCTTGAGCAACGCCGAGATCGCCGCGCGCGAGTTCCTCTCGGAGGCGACGGTGAAGACGCACGTGAGCCGCATCCTCAGCAAGCTCGCGCTCCGCGACCGGGTGCAGCTCGTCGTGTTCGCCTACCGGCACGGGCTGGTCTGA
- a CDS encoding 2-phosphosulfolactate phosphatase, which translates to MPNTPAAFSQVDYQVRLEWGEAGLGRVAPAHVVVVVQTLGLTARALAAAESGEAAPAQADAADRIALAAEREGAHVVAGGIRNAAAVAAHVLEVQRSRGDRTSIAIIAVGDDGQSGPRFAVEDSLGAGAVVAALGDLGIDHASPDAAVAGEGFRALRGAVRHLLTASGTGRLRADAGERDLVLAAAERDAASVVPVLRDGAFTAA; encoded by the coding sequence ATGCCGAACACCCCCGCCGCCTTCTCGCAGGTCGACTACCAGGTGCGCCTGGAGTGGGGCGAGGCGGGGCTCGGACGCGTGGCTCCGGCGCACGTCGTCGTCGTGGTGCAGACGTTGGGACTGACCGCGCGGGCGCTCGCGGCCGCCGAGAGCGGGGAAGCCGCTCCCGCACAGGCCGACGCCGCCGACCGCATCGCGCTCGCCGCCGAGCGGGAGGGCGCGCACGTCGTGGCCGGGGGGATCCGCAACGCCGCCGCCGTCGCCGCGCACGTGCTCGAGGTGCAGCGCTCGCGCGGCGACCGCACGAGCATCGCGATCATCGCGGTCGGCGACGACGGCCAGTCGGGCCCGCGATTCGCCGTGGAGGATTCGCTGGGTGCCGGCGCCGTCGTGGCGGCGCTCGGCGACCTCGGGATCGACCATGCCTCGCCGGACGCGGCCGTCGCCGGCGAGGGTTTCCGGGCGCTCCGCGGGGCCGTGCGGCACCTGCTCACCGCCAGCGGCACCGGCCGGTTGCGCGCGGACGCGGGCGAGCGCGACCTCGTCCTCGCCGCGGCCGAGCGCGACGCGGCATCCGTGGTCCCCGTGCTGCGCGACGGGGCGTTCACCGCCGCCTGA
- a CDS encoding SprT-like domain-containing protein — MSDLQRVRVWAEALIALHLDESWSFAFDNAKRRAGLCDYGRRRISVSRYLTARYDDDTNHQTLLHEVAHALAGAAAGHGPVWKRAARELGYVGGTTHAGETATELAPWVGTCPSGHVAYRHRRATRPTSCAKCAPYFDPRFALTWVHREITPATRLAAATPR; from the coding sequence ATGTCCGATCTGCAGCGTGTGCGCGTGTGGGCAGAGGCCCTGATCGCTCTGCACCTCGACGAGTCGTGGTCGTTCGCCTTCGACAACGCCAAGCGGCGCGCGGGCCTCTGCGACTACGGCCGTCGCCGCATCAGCGTCTCGCGCTACCTCACGGCACGGTACGACGACGACACCAACCACCAGACGCTCCTGCACGAGGTCGCCCACGCGCTCGCGGGAGCCGCGGCCGGGCACGGTCCGGTGTGGAAGAGGGCGGCGCGCGAGCTCGGGTACGTCGGCGGCACGACCCACGCCGGCGAGACGGCCACCGAGCTGGCCCCGTGGGTGGGCACGTGCCCGTCCGGTCACGTCGCCTACCGGCACCGCCGGGCGACGCGTCCCACCTCGTGCGCCAAGTGCGCACCGTATTTCGACCCGCGCTTCGCGCTGACGTGGGTGCACCGCGAGATCACCCCCGCGACGCGGCTGGCCGCGGCCACGCCGCGCTGA
- a CDS encoding spermidine synthase, whose protein sequence is MARMRVEPDDAPTARLSDGAIARVTASTYVSGSELVVDGTPQSHVDLEDPTHLHFEYVARMGAVIDRLRMPGQPLTAVHLGAGALTLPRYVEATRPGSRQQVIELEPALWDLVRENLPLPRGAAIRVRIGDARAGLGRLPAGLRGAVDLLVSDVYSGAQTPAHLTTVEFYQDAASLLAPDGVLLVNVSDGPGLAFARRQVATVREVLPEVIVLAEVQVLKGRRFGNLVVAASAAPLPVEWLPRLMAAGPHPAKVAQGDEIDEFIRGARPATDADATPSPKPSASIFDR, encoded by the coding sequence ATGGCACGGATGCGGGTGGAACCGGACGATGCGCCGACGGCGCGGCTGTCCGACGGGGCGATCGCGCGGGTGACCGCGTCCACCTACGTGTCGGGGTCGGAGCTCGTCGTCGACGGCACCCCGCAGTCGCACGTCGACCTGGAAGACCCCACGCACCTGCACTTCGAGTACGTCGCGCGCATGGGTGCGGTCATCGACAGACTCCGGATGCCGGGACAGCCGCTGACCGCGGTCCACCTGGGCGCGGGCGCCCTGACGCTCCCCCGCTACGTCGAGGCCACCCGCCCGGGGTCACGGCAACAGGTCATCGAGTTGGAGCCGGCGCTGTGGGACCTGGTGCGCGAGAACCTCCCCCTCCCCCGCGGGGCGGCGATCCGCGTCCGCATCGGCGATGCCCGCGCGGGCCTCGGCCGCCTGCCCGCGGGCCTGCGCGGCGCCGTCGATCTGCTGGTCAGCGACGTCTACTCCGGCGCCCAGACCCCTGCGCACCTGACCACGGTGGAGTTCTACCAGGACGCGGCGTCCCTCCTCGCACCCGACGGCGTCCTGCTCGTCAACGTCTCCGACGGACCGGGGCTCGCGTTCGCGCGGCGTCAGGTCGCGACCGTGCGCGAGGTGCTGCCCGAGGTCATCGTCCTCGCCGAGGTGCAGGTGCTCAAGGGCCGGCGGTTCGGGAACCTCGTCGTAGCGGCCTCCGCCGCCCCCCTCCCGGTCGAGTGGTTGCCGCGTCTGATGGCCGCCGGGCCCCACCCCGCGAAGGTCGCCCAGGGCGACGAGATCGACGAGTTCATCCGCGGCGCGCGTCCGGCGACGGATGCCGACGCGACACCGTCGCCGAAGCCCTCGGCATCCATCTTCGATCGGTGA
- a CDS encoding class II glutamine amidotransferase gives MSRMIAYVSPGPADVPAALGDDVLTSFAALSRVHADGWGAGWRTSAGVGARVVAGRPATRHDLARAVRTPSTAALLYLRYGSAGSGTGEAEAQPFLFGDEAFQHNGALSPSDRLRAELTDGERADLRGSNDSELYFARLRRALTPGTVPDPVRIADAVAAVRDSYPEACLNALLLTPTALVAVHSSASRPAPRAAFAARGFAEADLPPGHGDDYNVLFTRRTASGARLVATTGIPLAGWTPLPADTVSLVTPASVASTPLPRRASA, from the coding sequence ATGTCGCGCATGATCGCCTACGTCAGCCCGGGTCCGGCCGACGTGCCCGCCGCCCTCGGCGACGACGTCCTGACATCCTTCGCCGCGCTCTCGCGCGTGCACGCCGACGGCTGGGGAGCGGGCTGGCGGACGAGCGCGGGCGTGGGGGCTCGAGTCGTCGCGGGACGACCCGCGACGCGCCACGACCTCGCCCGCGCCGTCCGCACCCCCTCGACCGCGGCCCTCCTGTACCTCCGCTACGGCAGCGCCGGAAGCGGTACCGGGGAGGCGGAGGCCCAGCCCTTCCTGTTCGGCGACGAGGCGTTCCAGCACAACGGAGCGCTGTCCCCGTCCGACCGACTGCGCGCCGAGCTCACCGACGGCGAGCGGGCCGACCTCCGCGGGAGCAACGACAGCGAGCTGTATTTCGCCCGGCTCCGACGCGCCCTCACGCCCGGCACCGTTCCCGACCCCGTCAGGATCGCGGATGCCGTCGCCGCCGTCCGCGACTCCTACCCGGAGGCGTGCCTGAACGCCCTCCTCCTCACCCCCACGGCGCTCGTCGCCGTGCACTCCTCCGCGTCGCGGCCCGCCCCGCGCGCCGCGTTCGCCGCCCGGGGCTTCGCCGAGGCCGATCTGCCCCCCGGCCACGGCGACGACTACAACGTCCTCTTCACCCGCCGCACCGCGTCCGGTGCGCGCTTGGTCGCGACGACCGGCATCCCCCTCGCCGGCTGGACCCCCCTCCCCGCCGACACGGTCTCCCTGGTGACCCCCGCCTCCGTGGCATCCACCCCTCTCCCCCGTCGCGCGAGCGCGTGA
- a CDS encoding aminotransferase class V-fold PLP-dependent enzyme produces the protein MNPLPIADAAPASASALPADGSSIDVAAERERTTGSTLASHFNAAGAALPSRGVVATVVEHLRLEEAKGGYEAAAERRGHLDAVYASAAGLVGADPSEIALFDSASTGLRVLLDALRPARGQRIVASSSTYVSHALHLMSLAREEGIDLVIAPYDARRRVDVAALEALLSDGVPSIVTVAHVPTSSGLVEPAAQIGEVVRRYGGTYILDATQSVGHLAVDVAEIGCDVMVTTGRKFLRAPRGTGFAYVRGALLERLLPAAPDVRGARWTTSSEWELDASARRYETWEGAIAARLGLGAALGEAAARGIPVTQAWLVDAGRRLREALASLDGVTVADPPGTRSAIVTFVIEGVASADAVVELARRGVRVVSVPATHGQWDLGDRGVPSVVRASPHVYNDDTDLSALVDGVAAIATGITR, from the coding sequence ATGAACCCGCTCCCCATCGCAGACGCCGCACCGGCCTCGGCGTCCGCGCTTCCCGCGGACGGATCCTCCATCGACGTCGCCGCCGAGCGTGAACGCACCACGGGCTCCACGCTCGCGAGCCACTTCAACGCCGCGGGTGCCGCGCTGCCGTCGCGCGGAGTGGTCGCCACGGTGGTCGAGCACCTCCGTCTGGAAGAGGCGAAGGGCGGCTACGAGGCGGCGGCGGAGCGGCGCGGACACCTGGACGCGGTGTACGCCTCGGCGGCCGGCCTCGTCGGCGCCGACCCGAGCGAGATCGCCCTGTTCGACAGCGCCTCCACCGGACTCCGGGTCCTGCTCGATGCGCTGCGACCCGCGCGGGGGCAGCGCATCGTCGCCTCGAGCAGCACCTACGTCAGCCATGCGCTGCACCTCATGAGCCTCGCCCGCGAGGAGGGGATCGACCTCGTGATCGCCCCGTACGACGCGCGCCGCCGCGTCGATGTCGCCGCGCTCGAAGCGCTCCTGTCCGACGGGGTACCGTCGATCGTGACGGTCGCCCACGTGCCCACTTCGTCCGGTCTCGTCGAGCCGGCCGCCCAGATCGGGGAGGTCGTGCGGCGCTACGGCGGGACCTACATCCTCGACGCCACCCAGTCGGTCGGGCACCTCGCGGTCGACGTGGCCGAGATCGGCTGCGACGTCATGGTGACCACCGGCCGCAAGTTCCTCCGCGCCCCGCGCGGCACCGGGTTCGCGTACGTGCGCGGCGCCCTGCTCGAGCGCCTGCTGCCCGCGGCCCCGGACGTGCGGGGTGCGCGCTGGACGACGAGCTCCGAGTGGGAGCTCGACGCCTCGGCGCGGCGGTACGAGACGTGGGAGGGCGCGATCGCCGCACGCCTCGGTCTCGGCGCCGCACTGGGCGAGGCCGCGGCGCGCGGCATCCCGGTCACCCAGGCGTGGCTGGTGGATGCCGGTCGACGACTCCGCGAGGCGCTCGCCTCCCTCGACGGCGTGACCGTCGCCGACCCTCCGGGGACGCGCTCGGCCATCGTGACCTTCGTCATCGAGGGAGTGGCATCCGCCGACGCCGTCGTCGAGCTCGCGCGCCGCGGCGTGCGGGTCGTCTCGGTGCCGGCGACGCACGGCCAGTGGGACCTGGGCGATCGGGGTGTGCCGAGCGTCGTGCGCGCCTCGCCGCACGTGTACAACGACGACACCGACCTGTCCGCCCTCGTCGACGGGGTCGCGGCGATCGCCACCGGGATCACGCGATGA
- the solA gene encoding N-methyl-L-tryptophan oxidase produces MTAVVSADVVVLGLGIQGMSTVASLARRGVRVVGIDRFAAGHSRGSSHGRTRMIRRAYPNPVWNPLVEKAFDAWGALERASGETLFHRTGGLYAHEGASQLQGPDCVLVDDRDRMAALMPGFAVPEGYRAVYDPAAGVLEAERALRALRRLAEAAGADLRDGERVLGWEPVSDGVEVRTDQGVVRAARLVVAGGSWAGRLLPQLANLLEVWRILTVTVRAGQPAGSPPSLGAFSVDRPEGLVFGIPDADGNGVKLGVDAGEVWDPETPVAPPTPAEVDALRDLLHAFVPGVDTTPVEAAACLYTMTQDKRFVIGPLADAPEVIAVSACSGHGFKFGPAIGDAVADLATGIERPDLDFVSTARRGI; encoded by the coding sequence ATGACCGCGGTCGTCTCGGCCGACGTCGTCGTGCTCGGGCTCGGCATCCAGGGCATGTCCACCGTCGCGAGCCTCGCCCGACGCGGGGTGCGCGTGGTGGGCATCGACCGCTTCGCCGCGGGGCACTCCCGCGGCTCCTCGCACGGGCGCACCCGCATGATCCGCCGCGCGTACCCGAACCCGGTGTGGAATCCGCTCGTCGAGAAGGCCTTCGACGCGTGGGGCGCTCTCGAGCGCGCGTCGGGGGAGACGCTCTTCCATCGCACCGGCGGCCTCTACGCCCACGAGGGCGCGTCGCAGCTGCAGGGACCGGACTGCGTCCTGGTCGACGATCGAGACCGGATGGCGGCGCTGATGCCCGGGTTCGCGGTGCCCGAGGGGTACCGCGCCGTGTACGACCCGGCGGCCGGTGTGCTGGAGGCCGAACGGGCGCTCCGCGCGCTCCGGCGTCTCGCCGAAGCGGCGGGCGCCGACCTCCGCGACGGGGAGCGCGTGCTCGGCTGGGAGCCGGTGTCCGACGGCGTGGAGGTCCGCACCGATCAGGGTGTCGTGCGCGCCGCGCGGCTCGTCGTCGCCGGCGGCTCGTGGGCCGGCCGTCTGCTGCCGCAGCTGGCGAACCTCCTCGAGGTGTGGCGCATCCTCACCGTCACCGTCCGCGCGGGGCAGCCGGCCGGATCCCCGCCGTCGCTCGGGGCCTTCTCCGTCGATCGCCCCGAGGGGCTCGTCTTCGGCATCCCGGATGCCGACGGGAACGGCGTGAAGCTCGGAGTGGATGCCGGCGAGGTCTGGGACCCCGAGACGCCCGTCGCCCCGCCCACCCCCGCCGAGGTCGACGCGCTGCGCGATCTGCTGCACGCGTTCGTGCCCGGCGTCGACACCACCCCCGTCGAGGCGGCCGCGTGCCTGTACACGATGACCCAGGACAAGCGCTTCGTCATCGGGCCGCTCGCCGACGCCCCCGAGGTCATCGCCGTGTCGGCCTGCTCGGGACACGGGTTCAAGTTCGGGCCCGCGATCGGCGACGCCGTCGCCGACCTCGCCACGGGGATCGAGCGCCCCGACCTCGACTTCGTCTCGACCGCACGACGGGGGATCTGA
- a CDS encoding gamma-glutamyltransferase translates to MTIALAAPHAAAVDAGRSAIAAGGNALDAALAAAAMLTVVYPHQCAIGGDVIALVRRPDGSTTAVVAAGTAPAAVAEAAAAWSEVPRAGAGSVTVPGMVAGWTAIAGLGAVLPVSRALAAAADVADGGTRVSAGLARALVSRADAIHADAGLREVFTRDGALLAEGDVLVQPALAASLRRLAADPRDFYVGEIARALVRTLRAHGGVHTDDDFAGYRPEVVGALTRTIGDAEYSVAPPPSVGAILLGVAAAGEREPGAPELLEASVRGARARGAHLGDPAAGPVDLEALLALDAPPLTGPGEPRPQGDTAAVVAIDDDGYAVTIVQSVYQTFGSGLLDPVTGILLHNRGGAFSIDPASPAAIRPGARPPHTLAPAIVDRRDVTVVAGCQGGRAQPWILAQLLPDATDPATDLDELLGRPRWVIGDRDLGHDRLTLVTEPGVGLDVIERAETLGLGVAAFPGPADEAGHVQFVRRVGDAGVRDAASDPRADGVAVLVPAS, encoded by the coding sequence GTGACCATCGCCCTCGCCGCCCCTCACGCCGCCGCCGTCGACGCGGGACGCTCCGCGATCGCCGCGGGAGGAAACGCCCTGGATGCCGCGCTCGCCGCGGCCGCCATGCTCACCGTCGTCTACCCGCACCAGTGCGCGATCGGCGGCGACGTCATCGCCCTGGTCCGCCGCCCGGACGGCTCCACGACCGCGGTCGTCGCCGCGGGTACCGCGCCGGCCGCCGTCGCCGAGGCCGCGGCCGCCTGGAGCGAGGTGCCGCGCGCGGGAGCGGGCTCGGTGACCGTGCCGGGCATGGTCGCCGGGTGGACCGCGATCGCGGGGCTCGGCGCGGTGCTGCCGGTCTCGCGGGCACTGGCGGCGGCCGCCGACGTCGCCGACGGCGGAACGCGGGTGAGCGCGGGTCTCGCGCGCGCCCTGGTCTCGCGCGCCGACGCGATCCACGCGGACGCCGGGCTGCGAGAGGTCTTCACCCGGGACGGGGCACTGCTCGCCGAGGGCGACGTCCTCGTCCAGCCGGCGCTCGCGGCGTCGCTCCGCCGCCTCGCGGCCGACCCGCGCGACTTCTACGTCGGCGAGATCGCCCGCGCTCTCGTCCGGACGCTGCGCGCCCACGGCGGCGTCCACACCGACGACGACTTCGCCGGCTACCGCCCCGAGGTCGTCGGCGCCCTGACCCGCACGATCGGCGACGCGGAGTACAGCGTCGCCCCGCCTCCCTCGGTGGGAGCGATCCTCCTCGGCGTCGCGGCGGCGGGCGAGCGCGAGCCGGGAGCCCCCGAGCTCCTCGAGGCGAGCGTCCGCGGTGCACGGGCGCGCGGCGCCCATCTCGGCGATCCCGCCGCGGGTCCGGTCGACCTCGAGGCGCTGCTCGCGCTCGACGCCCCGCCCCTCACGGGCCCGGGGGAGCCGCGTCCGCAGGGCGACACCGCCGCCGTGGTCGCGATCGACGACGACGGCTACGCCGTGACGATCGTGCAGAGCGTGTACCAGACCTTCGGTTCCGGACTGCTCGATCCGGTCACCGGCATCCTGCTCCACAACCGCGGCGGGGCGTTCTCGATCGACCCGGCCTCACCCGCGGCGATCCGTCCCGGAGCCCGCCCGCCGCACACGCTCGCGCCCGCGATCGTCGACCGCCGCGACGTGACGGTGGTGGCGGGATGCCAGGGGGGTCGGGCACAGCCCTGGATCCTCGCGCAGCTGCTGCCCGATGCCACCGATCCCGCCACCGACCTCGACGAGCTGCTCGGCCGCCCGCGCTGGGTGATCGGCGACCGCGACCTCGGCCACGACCGGCTGACCCTCGTGACCGAACCGGGGGTCGGGCTCGACGTGATCGAACGGGCCGAGACCCTCGGCCTCGGCGTCGCGGCCTTCCCCGGCCCCGCCGATGAAGCCGGACACGTCCAGTTCGTCCGCCGCGTCGGCGACGCCGGCGTGCGCGACGCGGCGAGCGATCCCCGCGCCGACGGCGTCGCCGTGCTCGTCCCGGCATCCTGA